In Streptomyces hawaiiensis, one genomic interval encodes:
- a CDS encoding polysaccharide deacetylase family protein, with protein MDDPPDWIAEFTVSPKQFAAHLDAVVRSGRTPVTISAIADQLAGRAPLPPRPVLLTFDDGFADLPGPTAEALAERGLPATAYLTTGAIAPGGRSLLPPAAMMTLDRAAELERSGMEIGSHTVTHAQLDTLSAKALAYELRTSKAVLEDALGHEIRHLAYPHGYNSPRVRAMSARAGYETATAVRHALSSDRDERYRIARLIVRRTHTVADIEGWLAGAGARVAPYRDGPKTIAWRWYRRARAVVHGPEFAG; from the coding sequence ATGGACGATCCGCCGGACTGGATCGCCGAGTTCACGGTCTCGCCGAAGCAGTTCGCCGCGCATCTCGATGCCGTGGTCCGCAGTGGGCGTACGCCCGTCACCATCAGCGCGATCGCCGATCAGCTGGCCGGGCGGGCTCCGTTGCCGCCCCGGCCCGTGCTGCTCACCTTCGACGACGGGTTCGCCGATCTGCCCGGCCCCACCGCCGAGGCCCTGGCCGAACGCGGGCTGCCCGCCACCGCCTACCTCACCACCGGCGCCATCGCCCCGGGCGGCCGCAGTCTGCTGCCGCCCGCTGCGATGATGACCCTGGACCGGGCGGCGGAGCTGGAACGTTCCGGCATGGAGATCGGCAGCCACACCGTCACACACGCACAGCTCGACACCCTGTCCGCCAAGGCTCTGGCGTACGAACTGCGCACCTCCAAGGCCGTACTGGAGGACGCCCTCGGGCACGAGATCCGCCACCTCGCCTACCCGCACGGCTACAACAGCCCCCGGGTGCGGGCCATGTCGGCCCGGGCCGGCTACGAGACGGCGACCGCCGTACGGCACGCACTCAGCTCCGACCGCGACGAGCGGTACCGCATCGCCCGGCTCATCGTCCGGCGCACCCACACCGTCGCCGACATCGAGGGCTGGCTGGCGGGGGCGGGCGCACGGGTGGCGCCGTACCGCGACGGGCCGAAGACGATCGCGTGGCGCTGGTACCGGCGGGCCCGTGCGGTGGTGCACGGGCCCGAGTTCGCGGGCTGA
- a CDS encoding transglycosylase SLT domain-containing protein: MAGRGKHRRPRTNPLTRGFIAAGTGGAALTLPLLGATHASAAEPQSAPAAAQSVPQAAQPAKSLTYTVTKGDSLYRIADKYDVPGGWKQLYKDNRATVGDDPKLIHPGLKLTVKTTKTGVAKKTATQSSAPAKPAAKPAGGVAQATQASAKTYADNLDGWIREALDIMAQKGIPGSYDGIYRNVMRESSGNPQAINNWDSNAAKGTPSKGLLQTIDPTFQAYHVDGTSWDPYDPVANITAACNYAADRYGSIDNVNGPY, encoded by the coding sequence ATGGCCGGACGAGGCAAGCACCGTCGCCCCAGAACCAACCCGCTGACCCGAGGCTTCATCGCCGCCGGAACCGGCGGAGCCGCACTCACCCTTCCGCTCCTCGGCGCCACCCACGCGAGCGCCGCCGAGCCCCAGAGCGCACCCGCCGCCGCACAGTCCGTACCGCAGGCGGCCCAGCCCGCCAAGTCCCTCACGTACACCGTGACCAAGGGCGACTCGCTCTACCGCATCGCGGACAAGTACGACGTCCCGGGCGGCTGGAAGCAGCTCTACAAGGACAACCGCGCCACCGTCGGCGACGACCCGAAGCTGATCCACCCGGGTCTGAAGCTGACGGTGAAGACCACCAAGACGGGTGTCGCGAAGAAGACGGCGACCCAGTCGTCCGCCCCCGCCAAGCCGGCCGCGAAGCCCGCCGGCGGTGTCGCCCAGGCCACCCAGGCCTCCGCGAAGACCTACGCGGACAACCTGGACGGGTGGATCCGCGAGGCGCTGGACATCATGGCGCAGAAGGGGATCCCCGGGTCCTACGACGGCATCTACCGCAACGTCATGCGCGAGTCGTCCGGCAACCCCCAGGCGATCAACAACTGGGACTCCAACGCCGCCAAGGGCACCCCGTCCAAGGGCCTGCTCCAGACCATCGACCCGACCTTCCAGGCCTACCACGTGGACGGCACGTCGTGGGACCCGTACGACCCGGTCGCGAACATCACGGCGGCCTGCAACTACGCGGCCGACCGCTACGGCTCGATCGACAACGTCAACGGCCCGTACTGA
- a CDS encoding glycosyl hydrolase produces MRFNRPHRPFRRDPDTAGQHRKPPGGQPARGPFASSRRRLLITSATVVSAVLVAVLALRDASGPDSGAAGSDADCRPTALLEPPCGAWFGAFVPHERDDLPEKVRAYEKRVGRELDIVYTYHDMSLPEGTRREGALLTPEEQRVGEDHLLLLSWESKWWGGTKKQQPTWRQIAAGELDDKVIDVQARRIKDYGKKVFLSFDLEMDTRTPANGTPADFVKAYRHIHDRFRELGVDNVVWTWITTGYLDHADEIKKMYPGDDYVDWIGYNQYNYYRCHDAGWLTFAQTQNSTHDWIRANISDDKPLMLSEFGTAADTARPQRQAEWYAQVPGVLKGLEGVKAALQWNYRDPGPHCNLALANDAAWDSLRKAVADPYLNQPLK; encoded by the coding sequence GTGAGGTTCAACCGCCCCCACCGTCCCTTTCGCCGCGACCCCGACACGGCCGGACAGCACCGCAAACCACCCGGAGGACAGCCGGCCCGCGGCCCGTTCGCGTCGAGCCGGCGTCGGCTGCTGATCACGTCCGCCACGGTGGTCAGCGCGGTCCTGGTCGCCGTACTCGCCCTCCGGGACGCCTCCGGGCCGGATTCGGGAGCCGCCGGTTCCGACGCCGACTGCCGCCCCACGGCCCTCCTGGAACCGCCCTGTGGCGCCTGGTTCGGGGCGTTCGTGCCGCACGAGCGGGACGACCTGCCGGAGAAGGTGCGCGCCTACGAGAAGCGGGTCGGCCGCGAACTCGACATCGTGTACACGTACCACGACATGTCCCTGCCCGAGGGCACCCGCCGCGAGGGCGCGCTGCTCACCCCGGAGGAGCAGCGCGTCGGTGAGGACCACCTGCTGCTGCTCTCCTGGGAGAGCAAGTGGTGGGGCGGCACGAAGAAGCAGCAGCCGACCTGGAGGCAGATCGCGGCCGGCGAGCTGGACGACAAGGTCATCGACGTCCAGGCCCGGCGCATCAAGGACTACGGCAAGAAGGTGTTCCTCTCCTTCGACCTGGAGATGGACACCCGCACCCCGGCCAACGGCACGCCGGCCGACTTCGTGAAGGCCTACCGGCACATCCACGACCGGTTCCGCGAACTCGGCGTGGACAACGTGGTGTGGACGTGGATCACCACCGGCTACCTCGACCACGCCGACGAGATCAAGAAGATGTACCCGGGCGACGACTACGTCGACTGGATCGGCTACAACCAGTACAACTACTACCGCTGTCACGACGCGGGCTGGCTGACCTTCGCGCAGACCCAGAACTCCACGCACGACTGGATCCGCGCGAACATCTCCGACGACAAGCCGCTGATGCTCTCCGAGTTCGGCACCGCTGCGGACACGGCCCGTCCGCAGCGCCAGGCCGAGTGGTACGCGCAGGTGCCCGGGGTGCTGAAGGGCCTGGAGGGCGTCAAGGCCGCCCTCCAGTGGAACTACCGCGACCCCGGACCGCACTGCAACCTGGCCTTGGCCAACGACGCGGCCTGGGACAGCCTGCGCAAGGCGGTCGCCGACCCGTACCTCAACCAGCCGCTGAAGTAG
- a CDS encoding glycosyltransferase, translating into MARSARAQEEIRRFLDIGAVQVAELDLDGDAAVLRPGPGSPPVTHGEVFVLVRRGGRPVGTLLGRVPRGADPRAVLAERARAECGPAVFGEPSVAPFTSVVVATRERAGQLARALDSLLAQDHPRFEIVVVDNAPVTSETRELIERKYAERVRYVCEPVPGLAGAHNAGLDAVRGEVVAFTDDDVVADPRWLTELSAPFAADAGLGCSTGLILPARLTTPAQVLLESHGGFAKGFTPRTYDPACPPGDEPLFPFTAGRFGSGANMAFRTVVLRSVGGFDPATGAGTAARGGDDLYGFVRVLAQGHRLRYTPYALVWHHHRETWRDLETQAYGYGAGLTAYLTAVLVNRPALLPAFLARLPRGLAHARTLTAVRETEGGGTPGDHDVRTHPWPRRLSRLQRRGMLYGPVGYLKARRTLRATVRGAR; encoded by the coding sequence ATGGCCCGTTCGGCGCGTGCGCAGGAGGAGATACGGCGGTTCCTGGACATCGGGGCGGTGCAGGTCGCCGAACTGGACCTCGACGGTGACGCGGCGGTGCTCAGACCCGGTCCGGGGAGCCCGCCGGTGACGCACGGAGAGGTGTTCGTGCTGGTCAGGAGGGGTGGCCGACCCGTGGGCACGCTGCTCGGGCGGGTGCCGCGGGGAGCGGATCCCAGAGCCGTGCTGGCGGAGCGGGCGCGGGCGGAGTGCGGGCCGGCCGTCTTCGGCGAACCCTCGGTGGCGCCGTTCACGAGTGTCGTCGTCGCGACCCGGGAGCGGGCCGGGCAGCTGGCCCGGGCGCTGGACTCGCTGCTGGCGCAGGACCATCCGCGGTTCGAGATCGTCGTCGTGGACAACGCGCCCGTCACGAGCGAGACGCGGGAGCTGATCGAGCGGAAGTACGCCGAGCGCGTGCGGTACGTCTGTGAGCCTGTTCCGGGGCTCGCAGGCGCGCACAACGCGGGGCTGGACGCCGTGCGCGGCGAGGTGGTCGCCTTCACCGACGACGACGTGGTCGCCGATCCACGCTGGCTGACCGAGCTGAGCGCGCCCTTCGCCGCCGACGCCGGGCTCGGGTGCAGCACCGGGCTGATCCTGCCCGCGCGGCTGACCACTCCGGCCCAGGTACTGCTGGAGAGCCACGGCGGCTTCGCGAAGGGCTTCACTCCAAGGACGTACGACCCGGCGTGTCCGCCGGGCGACGAGCCGCTGTTCCCGTTCACCGCCGGGCGGTTCGGGTCGGGCGCGAACATGGCGTTCCGGACGGTGGTGCTGCGTTCCGTCGGCGGTTTCGACCCGGCCACCGGCGCCGGGACGGCCGCCCGGGGCGGTGACGACCTCTACGGCTTCGTGCGCGTCCTGGCCCAGGGCCACCGGCTGCGCTACACGCCGTACGCCCTGGTGTGGCACCACCACCGGGAGACCTGGCGGGACCTGGAGACCCAGGCGTACGGCTACGGCGCCGGACTCACCGCCTACCTCACCGCGGTGCTCGTGAACCGGCCCGCGCTGCTGCCGGCGTTCCTCGCGAGGCTGCCCCGCGGTCTCGCCCACGCCCGCACGCTGACGGCCGTACGCGAGACGGAGGGCGGCGGCACGCCGGGCGATCACGACGTGCGGACGCATCCCTGGCCGCGGCGGCTGTCGCGGTTGCAGCGCAGGGGGATGCTGTACGGCCCGGTCGGCTATCTGAAGGCGCGGCGGACGCTGCGCGCGACTGTTCGGGGGGCGAGATGA
- a CDS encoding glycosyltransferase has product MTDRSDPPPARPGRRALAWPGVPLLVALALWAYAMRHTDVSRLDDYGLVSTLPPTFWAGLVVLTTGFWFTVRDARRPGAWSAAYVLGLLVMERATQAVLYPTPLYAWAWKHEAVIDHLLTAGGLQTADQVGDMAVYDQWPGFFAAQAALQRLLGVDSAAMFMAWWPLVSSLMLLLPLLLIYRTFTEDRRLIWSAVWLFYVGNWVGQDYFSPQSVAYALHVGVLAVVLRRFGRSAVRRGRPRQAVWTVVITVMIVAIVISHQLTPGMLAVCLLALCLSRRYRDWVPLVTTVVIFLAWCLTAALPFLSAAMPDMIRSIGDVGANVETGYGATPTGTGAIATSWAARLLSGSVLLLAAVGVLRQRVLRHRARPLLLVAAAPLPMFAASSYGSEMIFRVLLFMLPGAAFFAAAAILPKVRTLAADAAAQAAGNRQATGLAKVRRWGLGTWVPLAALLGGTLAFVPAYSGKDRINYFPPQEVALVRQLFDQAPDGSLVVAANRNYPDAYASYWSVDHYWFLDDARSHVDRIVSRPAATLASDMAGVERPARAYFLLTQGQLANSEMNGQLTRAQLDRIQRSVAASPRFELVAENGAGWLYVLKQSGGAER; this is encoded by the coding sequence GTGACGGATCGGTCCGACCCGCCCCCCGCCCGGCCCGGGCGCCGCGCGCTCGCCTGGCCCGGTGTTCCCCTGCTCGTCGCGCTCGCGCTCTGGGCGTACGCCATGCGGCACACCGACGTCTCGCGGCTCGACGACTACGGGCTGGTCAGCACGCTGCCCCCGACCTTCTGGGCCGGGCTCGTGGTGCTCACCACCGGCTTCTGGTTCACGGTCCGCGACGCGCGCCGGCCGGGCGCCTGGTCGGCGGCGTACGTGCTCGGTCTGCTGGTGATGGAGCGGGCCACGCAGGCCGTGCTCTATCCGACGCCGCTGTACGCCTGGGCGTGGAAGCACGAGGCGGTCATCGACCACCTGCTGACGGCCGGCGGTCTGCAGACGGCCGATCAGGTCGGCGACATGGCGGTGTACGACCAGTGGCCCGGCTTCTTCGCCGCGCAGGCGGCCCTGCAACGGCTGCTGGGCGTGGACTCGGCGGCGATGTTCATGGCCTGGTGGCCCCTGGTCTCCAGCCTGATGCTGCTGCTCCCGCTGCTGCTGATCTACCGCACCTTCACCGAGGACCGGCGGCTGATCTGGTCCGCGGTCTGGCTCTTCTACGTCGGCAACTGGGTCGGGCAGGACTACTTCTCGCCCCAGTCGGTGGCGTACGCGCTGCATGTCGGCGTCCTGGCCGTCGTCCTGCGCCGCTTCGGCCGGTCCGCGGTGCGGCGCGGGCGGCCCCGGCAGGCCGTGTGGACGGTGGTGATCACCGTCATGATCGTGGCGATCGTCATCTCCCACCAGCTCACCCCGGGCATGCTGGCCGTCTGCCTGCTCGCCCTGTGCCTGAGCCGCCGCTACCGCGACTGGGTCCCGCTGGTCACGACCGTCGTGATCTTCCTGGCCTGGTGCCTCACGGCCGCGCTGCCCTTCCTGTCCGCGGCGATGCCGGACATGATCCGCTCCATCGGTGACGTCGGCGCCAACGTCGAGACGGGCTACGGCGCCACCCCGACCGGCACCGGAGCCATCGCGACCTCCTGGGCGGCCCGGCTGCTGTCCGGGTCCGTCCTGCTGCTCGCGGCCGTCGGCGTGCTGCGCCAGCGGGTACTGCGCCACCGTGCTCGGCCGCTGCTGCTGGTCGCGGCGGCCCCGCTGCCGATGTTCGCGGCGAGCAGCTACGGCAGCGAGATGATCTTCCGGGTGCTGCTGTTCATGCTGCCCGGCGCCGCGTTCTTCGCCGCCGCCGCGATCCTGCCCAAGGTCCGCACACTGGCCGCCGACGCCGCCGCGCAGGCGGCCGGCAACCGGCAGGCCACCGGTCTCGCCAAGGTCCGCCGGTGGGGCCTCGGCACCTGGGTGCCGCTGGCCGCGCTGCTCGGCGGAACCCTGGCGTTCGTCCCCGCCTACTCAGGCAAGGACCGGATCAACTACTTCCCGCCGCAGGAAGTGGCCCTCGTACGGCAGCTCTTCGACCAGGCACCCGACGGCTCACTGGTCGTGGCCGCCAACCGCAACTACCCGGACGCGTACGCCTCCTACTGGAGCGTCGACCACTACTGGTTCCTCGACGACGCCCGCAGCCACGTCGACCGGATCGTCAGCAGACCCGCCGCCACCCTCGCCAGCGACATGGCCGGAGTGGAGCGACCGGCCCGTGCCTACTTCCTGCTCACCCAGGGGCAGCTGGCCAACTCGGAGATGAACGGACAGCTCACGCGGGCGCAGCTGGACCGCATCCAGCGGTCCGTCGCCGCCTCGCCGCGGTTCGAACTCGTAGCGGAGAACGGCGCCGGATGGCTCTACGTACTGAAGCAGTCAGGGGGAGCGGAGCGATGA
- a CDS encoding HAD family hydrolase, producing MAAPIAYSLIATDLDGTLLRGDDTLSDRSLAALARVADAGAQHLVVTGRPAPRVRPLLDDLGCTGLAVCGQGAQVYDAGADRLLWSITLDRELAETALGKIEAEVGQVYAAVDQDGVDGLTLIEPGYLMPHPTLPAVRVDRRDELWGEAISKVLLRHPHLSDDELAATARSVVGSLATVTMSGPGTVELQPCGITKATGLALAAEHLGLRPADTIAFGDMPNDIPMFDWAGHGVAMANAHPELKAVADEVTLSNEDDGIAVVLERLLGGSAQYGPLTLSIEP from the coding sequence ATGGCCGCACCCATCGCATATTCACTCATCGCCACCGATCTGGACGGGACGCTGCTGCGCGGCGACGACACCCTCTCCGACCGGTCTCTCGCCGCGCTCGCGCGGGTGGCGGACGCCGGTGCCCAGCACCTCGTGGTGACGGGCCGGCCGGCGCCGAGAGTGCGGCCGCTCCTGGACGACCTCGGATGCACGGGGCTCGCGGTGTGCGGGCAGGGCGCGCAGGTGTACGACGCCGGCGCGGACCGGCTGCTGTGGTCCATCACGTTGGACAGGGAGCTGGCCGAGACCGCCCTCGGCAAGATCGAGGCCGAGGTGGGGCAGGTGTACGCGGCGGTCGACCAGGACGGGGTCGACGGGCTCACGCTGATCGAGCCGGGCTATCTGATGCCGCACCCGACCCTGCCCGCCGTACGGGTCGACCGGCGCGACGAGCTGTGGGGCGAGGCCATCAGCAAGGTGCTGCTGCGGCATCCCCATCTGTCGGACGACGAGTTGGCGGCCACGGCCCGCTCGGTGGTCGGCTCACTGGCGACGGTGACGATGTCGGGGCCCGGCACGGTCGAGCTCCAGCCGTGCGGGATCACCAAGGCGACGGGCCTGGCGCTGGCCGCCGAGCATCTGGGGCTGCGGCCGGCGGACACCATCGCCTTCGGCGACATGCCCAACGACATCCCGATGTTCGACTGGGCCGGCCACGGCGTCGCGATGGCCAACGCCCATCCCGAACTCAAGGCCGTGGCCGACGAGGTCACCCTGTCGAACGAGGACGACGGCATCGCCGTCGTCCTCGAGCGACTGCTGGGCGGGTCGGCTCAGTACGGGCCGTTGACGTTGTCGATCGAGCCGTAG
- a CDS encoding lipopolysaccharide biosynthesis protein produces MTEIQVHEPAAARTDGGGPKPAGSDHTHDSLFKNAYFLMLSTGVSAVLGLGFWLVAARYYTEEAVGQGSAAIAAMRLLASITATTMIGAVVRFVPRAGRETGRLVWGTYVASSLVVALAAAVFLLTLDAWGASYAPLGTPMAGAVFVAACVAWALLTLQDGVLTGLRKAEWVPAGNAVFSGGKLILLAVFAGTLPVLGIFVSWAVAIAFSTLPLGWLIFRRLIPRQAEADGDKEPPNIKDMGRFLAGDSLGALFSLAMINLLPVMVAVRFSAAENGYFYVAYTVGGTMEFMAINMASSLTAHASHDPRQLADGVRGALRRMTLLLVPVVLVLVVFAPQILTPFSPDYAEHGSTVLRLLALGALPRVVVELYIGVLRVQGRTGVLAVLQGAMCALVLGSAAVLFTPSGIAGAGWAVLLSMTLISVVSMAGLRAALRHDDGAPAARTPAAPSYGTRWAKLNATAGYGTTWARRAAYQPKDGDQDTVTLFIGRPGYEREALQADTLALIVRPEGPTREPPPHEPGAPDREPQERRLRGALWSLLGVAVVFFWAPLRDLPWLDGASAADLTGRRLLEGLPLPSLTAGGLLLVVFTAAVTLSTRRDPWLPGTALGAALLALYAAPAALGREPRPVDGALYEKTAGFLADAVGLDGPEPLLRWAPPVCQLLCLVPLGLLLASAGGRLTWPGRWGVLYLVAVGGWVWRDALAPVAPPLLVALTLLLLLHRAASAWTRSRSTASIASTASTASTASTASTASTADPTADGPPSGPPRD; encoded by the coding sequence GTGACTGAGATCCAGGTGCACGAGCCCGCCGCCGCGCGCACCGACGGCGGCGGACCGAAGCCTGCCGGCAGCGACCACACCCACGACTCGCTGTTCAAGAACGCCTACTTCCTCATGCTCAGCACCGGCGTCTCCGCCGTACTGGGCCTGGGATTCTGGCTGGTGGCCGCCCGCTACTACACGGAGGAGGCCGTCGGCCAGGGCTCGGCCGCGATCGCCGCGATGCGGCTGCTCGCCAGCATCACGGCGACGACGATGATCGGCGCCGTCGTCCGCTTCGTCCCGCGGGCGGGACGGGAGACCGGGCGCCTGGTGTGGGGCACGTACGTGGCCAGTTCGCTGGTCGTGGCGCTCGCCGCCGCCGTCTTCCTGCTCACGCTCGACGCGTGGGGAGCGTCGTACGCCCCGCTGGGCACACCCATGGCGGGGGCGGTGTTCGTCGCGGCGTGCGTGGCCTGGGCGCTGCTCACCCTCCAGGACGGGGTGCTCACCGGACTGCGCAAGGCGGAGTGGGTGCCCGCCGGGAACGCGGTGTTCTCGGGCGGGAAACTGATCCTCCTGGCCGTCTTCGCCGGCACGCTGCCCGTCCTGGGCATCTTCGTCTCCTGGGCGGTGGCGATCGCCTTCTCCACCCTGCCGCTGGGCTGGCTGATCTTCCGCCGGCTCATCCCGCGCCAGGCGGAGGCCGACGGCGACAAAGAGCCCCCGAACATCAAGGACATGGGCCGCTTCCTGGCCGGGGACTCGCTGGGCGCCCTGTTCAGCCTGGCGATGATCAACCTGCTGCCGGTGATGGTCGCGGTCCGCTTCAGCGCCGCCGAGAACGGCTACTTCTACGTGGCCTACACCGTCGGCGGCACGATGGAGTTCATGGCCATCAACATGGCCTCGTCGCTCACCGCGCACGCCTCGCACGACCCCCGCCAGCTCGCCGACGGTGTCCGGGGCGCCCTGCGGCGCATGACGCTGCTGCTGGTCCCGGTCGTGCTGGTGCTGGTCGTCTTCGCCCCACAGATCCTCACGCCCTTCAGCCCGGACTACGCCGAGCACGGCTCGACCGTGCTGCGGCTGCTCGCCCTCGGCGCACTGCCGCGAGTCGTGGTGGAGCTCTACATCGGCGTACTGCGCGTCCAGGGGCGCACAGGTGTGCTGGCCGTGCTCCAAGGTGCCATGTGCGCCCTGGTGCTGGGCAGCGCGGCGGTGCTGTTCACCCCGTCCGGGATCGCGGGCGCCGGCTGGGCGGTGCTGCTGAGCATGACCCTGATCTCCGTCGTCTCCATGGCAGGGCTGCGCGCGGCCCTGCGCCACGACGACGGCGCGCCCGCCGCCCGGACGCCCGCCGCCCCCTCCTACGGCACCCGCTGGGCGAAACTCAACGCCACCGCCGGATACGGCACGACCTGGGCCCGCCGGGCCGCCTACCAGCCCAAGGACGGCGACCAGGACACGGTCACGCTCTTCATAGGGCGTCCCGGCTACGAGCGCGAGGCACTGCAGGCGGACACGCTGGCGCTGATCGTGCGGCCGGAGGGGCCGACCAGGGAACCACCGCCCCACGAGCCCGGGGCACCGGACCGGGAGCCGCAGGAGCGGCGGCTGAGAGGCGCCCTGTGGAGCCTGCTCGGGGTCGCCGTCGTGTTCTTCTGGGCGCCGCTGCGGGACCTGCCGTGGCTCGACGGCGCCTCCGCAGCGGACCTGACCGGGCGCCGGCTGCTGGAGGGCCTGCCCCTGCCGTCGCTCACCGCGGGCGGCCTGCTGCTCGTGGTGTTCACCGCCGCCGTCACGCTGAGCACCCGGCGCGACCCGTGGCTGCCCGGCACGGCGCTGGGCGCCGCCCTGCTCGCCCTGTACGCCGCACCGGCCGCCCTCGGACGGGAACCGCGGCCGGTGGACGGGGCGTTGTATGAGAAGACGGCCGGCTTCCTGGCGGACGCGGTGGGGCTCGACGGGCCCGAGCCGCTGCTGCGCTGGGCACCGCCGGTCTGCCAGCTGCTGTGTCTCGTACCGCTGGGGCTGCTGCTCGCGAGCGCGGGCGGCCGGCTGACGTGGCCGGGGCGCTGGGGGGTTCTGTATCTCGTCGCGGTCGGCGGCTGGGTGTGGCGCGATGCGCTCGCACCGGTCGCGCCGCCCCTGCTCGTCGCCCTCACGCTGCTCCTGCTGCTCCACCGCGCCGCGTCGGCGTGGACGCGCTCCCGCTCCACCGCTTCCATAGCCTCCACCGCCTCCACCGCCTCCACCGCCTCCACCGCCTCCACCGCCTCCACCGCCGACCCAACGGCCGACGGCCCACCGAGCGGCCCACCCCGCGACTAG
- a CDS encoding GNAT family N-acetyltransferase: MSSGRIRVAGPGELGEGERECWRALRAACGAPRNPFMEPEFTQAVGRVRPGARVAVVYEGTEPAGFLPYERGPLGQGWAIGLGVSDAQGAILRSGLDLETGRLLRACSVSSFAFDNLEAEQRLFVRYASEEHATYVIDVEKGYETYESVLRAQSPKFLKTTLAKERKLGRQAGELRFVFDERDPAALRTLMEWKSAQYRRTGRRDRFAQEWITRLVGQLARTRAPECSGTLSVLYAGQRPVAAHFGLRSASVLACWFPAYAPEFAKFSPGLVLHLRMAEAAAADGIGMLDLGRGAAEYKDALKTGELPVYEGAVTRPGAGAALHWLSREPARRAHSFVRSRPRLASLAARTLKGAARLRRT, from the coding sequence TTGAGCAGTGGGCGCATTCGCGTGGCGGGGCCCGGGGAGCTCGGCGAAGGGGAGAGGGAGTGCTGGCGTGCGCTGCGCGCGGCCTGCGGAGCACCGCGCAATCCCTTCATGGAGCCGGAGTTCACCCAAGCCGTCGGCCGGGTCAGGCCGGGGGCCCGGGTCGCCGTGGTGTACGAGGGGACGGAACCGGCCGGCTTCCTGCCTTATGAGCGGGGCCCGTTGGGGCAGGGCTGGGCGATCGGGCTCGGCGTCTCGGACGCGCAGGGCGCGATCCTGCGGTCGGGCCTGGACCTGGAGACGGGCCGGCTGCTGAGGGCCTGCTCGGTGTCGAGCTTCGCCTTCGACAACCTGGAGGCCGAGCAACGGCTGTTCGTCCGGTACGCGTCCGAGGAGCACGCCACCTACGTCATCGACGTGGAGAAGGGCTACGAGACGTACGAGTCGGTGCTGCGGGCGCAGTCGCCGAAGTTTTTGAAGACCACCCTGGCCAAGGAGCGCAAGCTGGGCCGGCAGGCCGGCGAGCTGCGGTTCGTGTTCGACGAACGCGACCCGGCCGCGCTGCGCACGCTCATGGAGTGGAAGTCCGCGCAGTACCGCAGGACCGGCCGCCGGGACCGGTTCGCCCAGGAGTGGATCACCCGGCTCGTCGGGCAGCTGGCCCGCACCCGGGCGCCGGAGTGCAGCGGCACGCTGTCCGTGCTGTACGCCGGTCAGCGGCCCGTCGCCGCGCACTTCGGGCTGCGTTCGGCCTCCGTGCTGGCCTGCTGGTTTCCTGCCTACGCCCCGGAGTTCGCGAAGTTCTCGCCGGGTCTGGTGCTGCACCTGCGCATGGCCGAGGCGGCGGCCGCAGACGGCATCGGCATGCTCGACCTGGGGCGGGGCGCGGCCGAGTACAAGGACGCGCTGAAGACGGGCGAACTGCCCGTGTACGAGGGCGCGGTGACCCGGCCGGGTGCCGGCGCGGCGCTGCACTGGCTGAGCCGCGAGCCGGCGCGCCGCGCGCACAGCTTCGTCCGCAGCAGGCCTCGGCTCGCGTCGCTGGCCGCGCGGACGCTGAAGGGCGCGGCTCGGCTGCGCCGTACCTGA